A segment of the Hallerella succinigenes genome:
TTTGGGAACCGCATCGACAGTCCATCCATTCAGCATTCAGGGAATTCGCATAGAAGACTTCGCGGTCATGATCTTTGCCACGCTTTGCACGCTGGGCGTTGCTTTCAGCTTCCGAAAATACTTCTTTACTCGCGGAGAAGGCATTTTCTTTCTCGTCTGCTACGTCGGCTATACCGCTTATTTGGTGGTCAGGTAAACTAGATGATCAATGCAACAAGCCGAACCCTTCGGATTACGCAAAAAAATATGAGAACTTGCTAAAGAGCTGTAGGACGGATGAAAATATGAATCAGGAAAAGAGAGAAACTACTCCAGAAAAAGTTTGTCCCAAATGCAGGAAACCCCTTGTTCTTCGCACGGCTAAAAAAGGTGAAAATGCAGGAAATAAGTTCTGGGGTTGCAGCGGTTTCCCGAAATGCTGGTACAGGGAAAATGAAAATCCTTAAATGACATTATTGCATTCAATCGCGATAGACCTTTTGCAAATTCAAAAGCCTCACTAACTTTTCCTTGTTTGTGAAGGATACGCATGGCTTTTCGTTTATGGATGCTTATCATTTTGAAGATCGCTTTTTCCCGTGATAGGGTGATTGGATTATGTCATGATGAAAAAATCGAATCTTCATTTTCCGGAAAAGGTTCAAGTATTTGTAAAATTTTTAGCAGGAATTTAAGATCATGCCTTCTGAACAAAACTCACTTGAAAAGCCTGCCCTTTGGACACGGAACTTCACGACCTGTGCAATAGTGAACTTTCTCCTGTTCTTTAGTTTTTACCAGTTGCTCCCGATCCTTCCGCTGTACATCATTGAAAAATTCCAGACGGACAATGCGACGGCGGGCGTTATCATTTCGCTGTACACGATCGGTGCGCTAGCCTGCAGACCGTTCGCCGGTTTTTTGGTCGATACGCTCAGCCGAAAGCCGCTTTACTTTTGGACCTTCTTCGCCTTTACGCTTTGCTTCTTAGGTTACAAAACTGTAGGCCTTTTGCCGATCCTTGCCGTGGTGCGTTTTGCGCATGGTCTTTTCTTTGGCATTTCGAGTACGGCGAGCAATACGGTCGCGATCG
Coding sequences within it:
- a CDS encoding topoisomerase DNA-binding C4 zinc finger domain-containing protein, with translation MNQEKRETTPEKVCPKCRKPLVLRTAKKGENAGNKFWGCSGFPKCWYRENENP